Genomic segment of Kogia breviceps isolate mKogBre1 chromosome 9, mKogBre1 haplotype 1, whole genome shotgun sequence:
ATTCAGGTCCCTACCAATGAATCTGGCCttaccccaaatttagcaaatacATAATTATTCTCACAGAAGCAAGACAGctgagaaacagaaatgaagaccatAGACAATGCTGACCACCCTACCTCAATAGATCACAGAGAATCTTCTAGAAACCTTAATTTTACCACGGATATTCCCAAAGGCAAGTTTAGGAAAGCACTATTATTCtggaatcaaaataaataattagtatTAATTTTCAATGGACTATTTTCAATTCCAAAACAGAGCTACCTAAAGGTAACAAAGTCAGTGGTACAGACCGGTAATTGAGGCTAAAGGGGACTAACTCATAACAAAAATGCTTATGACCTGCAGGAATCTAATTCAGAAGTAATCTACGTTAAGATCTGTCTTGTGGCCACACAACTGATAAGAATAGGTtatgttagggacttccctggtggcgtagtggttaagaatccacctgccaatgcaggggacatgggtttgagccctggtctgggaagatcccacatgccgcggagcaactaagcccgtgcgccacaactactgaatcccacgcacctagagcccacgctctgcagcaggagaagccaccacaatgagaggcctgcgcactgcaatgaagagtagcccccgctcactgcaactcgagaaagcccctgcgcagcaacaaagacccaacacagcccaaaggaaaaaaaaaaataggttaatTCACGAAATGACCACAAAACAGTATTTACAAGGACAATTCTAGCAAACTTTCATTTGTAAGAATTTTATCTGCCAACGTAATCTTGAGAACTGGACTCCTAAGCAGCAACGTCAACCAAGAAGTCACTGTCCTGTGTAACCCTGACTTATAAATATCTTTTCTTAGTTGGCTGGGTGCATATCAGTATCTCACCACCTGAGGGACCGGGAATCAAGTTGCTGAGCATGTCAAAGTGAGAACCCGACCCTGGACTATTCTTACTCAGGGAGCACACAGCCACCCTGAGAAGTCAACACCCAGGCAGCTGGCTGGCCTGaatcctttctctcttttgttttgttttctatttatttatttatttatttatttatttattggctgtgttgggtcttcgttgctgcgcacgggctttccctagttgtggcgagcgggggctactcttcattgcggtatccgggcttctcttgttgcggaacacgggctctaggcacacaggcttcagtagttgcggcaggcgggctcagtagttgtggctcgtgggctccagagcacaggcttagttgttctgctgCATGCgggatgtcccctgcattggcaggcggattctcaaccactgtgccaccagggaaggccccccccccccgcctttttttttttttttttttaaactagattgCAAGATGGGAGGCAGAACACAGCAAGTAAAAGGTAGGGAGAGAACATAACTCTAGTAAGGCACAACCCAGCAGGCAGAGGAGCATGGATGTTTCTGGCCCCCAAGTGTTGCCCCATCCTCTAACGCACATGTCTGCATGTCCTGCCTCGGGTACCTGTGCAGTCTGGTCAAGAAGAGCATGAACTTTGTAGCCCAAGAGCTTGAAGAGGGTGACTAGAGTGCTGTGGTCCACATCCCCTCCAGAGCGGAATTCCAGGTCTTTCTCTCCTGTGAAGTGCACGTTGCTCAGCACCAGTGCCAGGCCACGAGGCCGAGACTGCAACCTAtaggcctggggaggggaggccgaTTAGACCATGAGCTTCTTGAGGACAGAAACTACGCCTCCCCCACTAGATGAgacatttcaaaaaaacaaagacatcacGTTCTTCTTCTTAATCCCACCAGGTCAAATATAGACATACCTACAGAACACATTCAATCAGCAATTATTTTCTGACTAATAAAGGCAGGAGAGAAATGTACATACACAAACTCAGTTCAGATGCCCAGGAAGGGTATCTCATTTCCCAACGTTTTTCCTCTTGCCATTTTGCAAGACTCACCAGCTGGTAGTGCGTCTGATAAAACTCAGGAGTGCAAGACTTCACCTGAAGGCCGGGAGGACCGTCTCCATGGTCCAGGGAGTGTTCCACTGTATCTGCGGCATAGAGAGCAGAAAAACTAGCATACCATCTACACAGCAATCCTAGTGCTTCATTATAACTCAGGCACCCTTTTAATAATTACTGGTCTCACTCACTTCCCTTGTTTGTAAGCTCTATGGGGGCAGAGACCCCGTTTGCTTTCGCTCACCGCTGGATCCTCTGCACTTACCCTGCATACAGCAGTAAGTGCTCAACTCAGTGAACGACTGAATGGGGTGTACGATAAAACCCTTGTTCTAATCCCTAGGCTACTCAGTCAGCAGGGTAGAGGCCCATGATGTAGTCTTTCCTCACCATAACATAACTAAGCTTTACAGAGGAGATAGGCCAATTATGTGCAGGAACTTCCTACCTGCACAAGTTGCTCCAAGGACCAATCACCATTAGAAAACCATCTCTGATGGAAGAAAAACAGGCCCAACCCATAGCCCATCTAAACTGTCCTGCTGGTCCCTAACAAATTCACTGAGGAAACTGTTCCAATAGGAACGAAAATAGGTTTGACACCAGGGCAAAGTCAGATGCCAGTCAAGGAAACGGAAATCAATCCGCGGGACCCATTTTACGCCCTCAGTTCTCACCTGGAGACAGGCGGCGCTGCTTGTGGGGGGGACAGGACTCACACACCGGGAAAGGGAGACTCAAGTTGTAGTCGCGGCTCAACTGTAAGAAAGCAGGACCCACCAAACCAGGCCTTAGGGAGCTGGTCCAGTCCAAGTAATACAGAAATCTAGTCCTGTTCCCCACTTCACCACAGTCTCAAAACTGCCTTTCCCTCCAAACCAACCCTTCCCAACACACCACATGTCTAGGGCTCCATGCCGGTGGCAGTGCGTGCTGAAGACCAGCCAGGGTTGTGAGCAACAGGTCCTCCAGGTGGCCCTGCTTGGTCTCCCTCAGGGCCGCACAGAAGGCATCAAAAGCCTGGGGGCCCCTCTTGGGCAGCAAGTTGAGGAGTTCCACATTCTGGCTGAAACTGCACACCTTGGCCTACAACACAAGAATAAAACACGATACATCACATTTACTTACCCAGCTGTACTTCTGTTTCTCCAGATGAGCCCCCTAGTTAACAGCATCATCCGTCTCAAGAActccttttacagaaaaatacGTATGTGGGAAGTCCTTCCCCCATTATTCTTGAACTATATGTTTTTTGTTAAATGCTCTAGGGTAGAAgagcattttcatttccttagtcAAGCACTGCATCTTTTGCACACTTTCCTATGCTCTGTTCCTCTTTCTCCCACTAATATATGTCCTtagcttttctcttttgccttcaGATACCTGAATGTGCTCCCTCATTTCCAAGGTGATAATGTCCTTCTCCAGGAGATGTTCTAACAGTTCGCTCAGCAACAGCTGTTTGGCTAGCACCACTCGGTTCTTTTTTAGAGCTTCCTGATGGTCAGGATGCATGCCATACGCTCCCAATATCCTACAGATAAAAGACAGAAAAGCTGTCAAGTACCAGATCGGGCACAGAGAAGTGGAGCGGAAGAGGTGTGGGTAGGAGAAACCTAAGGAACAGGACTTATGATAACGAAAAACGAGACATATTTTGTGGAACGTGCTTAAAATCAtagaagcgggcttccctggtggcgcagtgattgggagtccgcctgccgatgcaggagacacgggttcgtgccctggtccgggaagatcccacatgccgcagagcggctgggcccgtcagccgtggccgctgagcctgtgcgtccggagcctgtgctccgcaacgggagaggccacaacagtgagaggcccgcgtaccgcaaaaaaaaaaaatcatagaagtaTTAAGCAGTAACACACTGATCATAAGGAAATGATATACAATCCTTTATGGAGGATGTTCAACTGACACCATCTTCTGAGATGAATGGTCTGACGAGGGGAAATATCTATCGtgacaaaaataatacacacacaaGTACACGTACTCACAAGAAGGAATATTCCTCTGTCTGACTGATCAATTTGCATTAAGGAGTATTCCAGAAAACATTTCACATTATTTACCTAAGGTGCTGACAGTGATATGATATGAGTCTAAAAtgatcctttttttaaatatataaatttatttattttatttatttatttttggctgtgttgggtcttcgttgctgtgtgagggctttctctagttgcggcgagcgggggctactctttgctgcagtgcacgggcttctcattgcggtggcttctctcgttgtggagcacgggccccagtagttgcagcatgcgggctcagtagtcgtggctcgcaggctctagagcgcaggctcagtagttgtggtacacgggcttagctgctccgcagcatgtgggatcttcccggaccagggctcgaacccacgtcccctgcattggcaggcggattctcaaccactgtgccaccagggaagccctaaaataatcctttgttttaaaataatttaatacagtGGCAAAAACTCAAGCCAATGGACAGCTTCAACATAAAGTaaatcagacacacacacacattttcttgaGCCTACTTTTACCAATTGCAACTATGGTTTTTAAAACGGTAagttcctgtgacaaaataacacTAGAAATGACCAGGATCTTATAAGAACCGAATTAAGTAAAAAGTCTGCCAGAAAGTCACAGTAGATAAATGCCAATGATAAAAACAATCCACATAACCTGAAATCACTCGAAGAGTTAAAGCATGTAAAGGCGAAATTATTTGGGTAATTTAGTTT
This window contains:
- the CASP2 gene encoding caspase-2 isoform X1; protein product: MAAPSAGPRSALQQKGLMTADRGRRILGAYGMHPDHQEALKKNRVVLAKQLLLSELLEHLLEKDIITLEMREHIQAKVCSFSQNVELLNLLPKRGPQAFDAFCAALRETKQGHLEDLLLTTLAGLQHALPPAWSPRHVLSRDYNLSLPFPVCESCPPHKQRRLSPDTVEHSLDHGDGPPGLQVKSCTPEFYQTHYQLAYRLQSRPRGLALVLSNVHFTGEKDLEFRSGGDVDHSTLVTLFKLLGYKVHALLDQTAQEMQEKLRNFAQLPAHRVTDSCIVALLSHGVEGGVYGVDGTLLQLQEVFRLFDNANCPSLQNKPKMFFIQACRGDETDRGVDQQDGKNHEGSAECEESDASREEGLKMRLPTRSDMICGYACLRGTAAMRNTKRGSWYVEALAQVFSERARDKHVADMLVEVNALIKEREGYAPGTEFHRCKEMSEYCSTLCRHLYLFPGHPPT
- the CASP2 gene encoding caspase-2 isoform X2; amino-acid sequence: MAAPSAGPRSALQQKGLMTADRGRRILGAYGMHPDHQEALKKNRVVLAKQLLLSELLEHLLEKDIITLEMREHIQAKVCSFSQNVELLNLLPKRGPQAFDAFCAALRETKQGHLEDLLLTTLAGLQHALPPAWSPRHVLSRDYNLSLPFPVCESCPPHKQRRLSPDTVEHSLDHGDGPPGLQVKSCTPEFYQTHYQLAYRLQSRPRGLALVLSNVHFTGEKDLEFRSGGDVDHSTLVTLFKLLGYKVHALLDQTAQEMQEKLRNFAQLPAHRVTDSCIVALLSHGVEGGVYGVDGTLLQLQEVFRLFDNANCPSLQNKPKMFFIQACRGGASGSLGHLLLFTAATASLAL